The Zonotrichia leucophrys gambelii isolate GWCS_2022_RI chromosome 23, RI_Zleu_2.0, whole genome shotgun sequence genome includes a region encoding these proteins:
- the ELOA gene encoding elongin-A — protein sequence MAPLPAPNMASPALCPHPPWPRPRGAASASCPQPRWRRRRGSAVGPAAAEAASAAAGSPAVKMAESVLEVVGRLQARLAGSAEPKKLLKSLKRLSELPITVDILVETGVGKTVNSLRKHELVGDFAKDLVARWKKLVPVAQEAERNNLDPEDRDYERSSSGKRHQESSLREDEEADQEYSEPFQPSCSQSYSPDHREKKSKRYPRPERAYETYSYSSHQGKGWGRSSPVLSSDQEYSDCGQAVSPEPSESPQDMDTDPYASEEQEEPALFPRKANKGHSFQEKLGAGRERGDVCDKGNASRGKEHKSSHKKQRLDGRGDDRSSAFSPERLHKASFKEQLRESPVAAGSKEKQRTSEGGKKEKNRESGASRKEKPHSEESLENHVKKQKHRDSEKSKLEKSKQSLESSNSEKRKAESDSGNRIKEKGGSGSLKSSEGKRKISNVDKKSVGFSSNSGEGEAEDEFEQPTMSFESYLSYDQPQKKKKKVVKPSAGSAGDKDRGHSKQNGSKATTNSSSSSQKSPSHKRTSEKKAEKKSPEPPKPKRIILDVVPTLPDIPLPPIQANYRPLPSIESITCSQTKRKAVSSPVEESEAGFTGRRLNSKMQVYSGSKTAYLPKMMSLYQQCIRVLSNNIDSIYEVGGVPFSVLEPVLERCTPEQLYRIEECNHVLVEDTDQLWHNHCLRDFKNEKPEEFESWREMYLRLHDAREQRLLMLARNIGSAHANKPKGRVAKMAFVNSAAKPPRDVRRRQEKFGTGGPLLPEKTKIKPVLYPSSKSHARASDEQSYDGPSTSSAHSAPSSGSTFSSYDPRKPPVKKIAPMMAKTIKAFKNRFSRR from the exons ATGGCGCCGCTGCCAGCCCCCAACATGGCGTCCCCCGCTCTCTGCCCTCACCCGCCATGGCCGAGGCCGCGCGGTGCCGCTTCCGCTTCCTGCCCGcagccaagatggcggcggcggcggggcagcGCCGTGGGCCCGGCGGCCGCTGAAGCCGCTTCCGCCGCCGCCGGCTCTCCAGCAGTAAAAATGGCGGAGTCGGTGCTGGAAGTTGTGGGCCGGCTCCAGGCGCGGCTGGCGGGCAGCGCCGAGCCCAAGAAG CTGCTGAAGAGTCTGAAGAGGCTGTCAGAGTTACCCATCACAGTTGACATTCTCGTG GAGACAGGAGTTGGGAAGACTGTGAACAGCCTGAGGAAACATGAGCTGGTGGGAGACTTTGCCAAGGACCTGGTGGCCAGGTGGAAGAAGCTGGTGCCGGTGGCGCAGGAGGCAGAGCG AAATAACCTGGACCCTGAAGACCGTGACTACGAGAGGAGCAGCTCGGGCAAAAGGCATCAGGAATCCTCCCTcagagaggatgaggaggctgATCAGGAATACTCAGAACCCTTCCAGCCTTCTTGCAGCCAGTCCTATAGCCCAGATCATAGGGAAAAGAAGTCCAAAAGGTATCCTAGGCCTGAGAGAGCCTATGAGACTTACAGCTATAGCAGCCACCAGGGGAAGGGTTGGGGCAGATCCTCCCCGGTGCTCTCCTCAGACCAGGAGTACTCGGACTGTGGGCAAGCAGTGTCACCTGAGCCCAGTGAGAGCCCTCAGGACATGGACACAGACCCTTATGCCTCTGAGGAGCAGGAAGAACCAGCACTATTCCCTAGGAAAGCCAATAAAGGGCACAGCTtccaggagaagctgggggCAGGCCGGGAGCGCGGCGACGTCTGCGACAAAGGGAACGCGAGTCGGGGCAAAGAGCACAAATCCTCGCACAAGAAACAGCGACTCGATGGCAGAGGGGATGACAGGAGCTCTGCCTTCAGCCCTGAGAGGTTGCACAAGGCTTCCTTTAAGGAGCAGCTCCGAGAATCCCCcgtggcagcaggcagcaaggAGAAGCAGAGGACGTCAGAGGGCGGCAAAAAGGAGAAGAATCGGGAAAGCGGCGCCTCCAGGAAGGAGAAGCCGCACTCGGAGGAATCTTTGGAGAACCATGTCAAGAAGCAAAAGCATCGGGACTCTGAGAAGAGCAAATTGGAAAAGTccaagcagagcctggagagctcTAACTCAGAGAAACGGAAAGCTGAGAGTGACTCAGGCAATAGGATCAAGGAAAAGGGGGGTTCTGGGAGCTTAAAGTCTTCGGAGGGGAAGCGCAAAATCTCCAATGTGGACAAAAAATCAGTGGGGTTTTCCTCAAAttctggggagggggaagcagAGGATGAGTTTGAACAACCTACAATGTCGTTTGAGTCATATCTCAGCTATGAccagccccagaaaaagaaaaagaaagtggtGAAGCCCTCAGCTGGATCAGCTGGGGACAAAGACAGAGGGCACAGCAAACAGAATGGATCCAAAGCCACTAccaacagctccagctccagtcAGAAAAGTCCAAGCCACAAGAGAACAAGTgagaaaaaggcagagaagaaaTCCCCAGAGCCTCCTAAACCAAAGAGG ataATTTTAGATGTGGTCCCGACGTTACCAGACATCCCCCTGCCCCCCATCCAGGCCAATTATCGTCCTCTTCCCTCCATCGAGTCCATCACCTGCTCCCAGACTAAAAGGAAAG CTGTGTCCTCGCCGGTGGAGGAGAGTGAAGCTGGTTTCACAGGCCGCCGATTAAATTCCAAAATGCAGGTGTACTCTGGCTCCAAAACTGCCTACCTCCCAAAGATGATGTCCCTGTACCAGCAGTGTATCAGGGTCCTCAGCAACAACATCGACT CAATCTATGAAGTGGGTGGTGTCCCTTTCTCAGTGCTGGAGCCCGTGTTGGAGAGGTGCACCCCGGAGCAGCTGTATCGCATCGAGGAGTGTAACCAT GTGCTGGTGGAGGACACGGATCAGCTGTGGCACAACCACTGCCTGCGAGACTTCAAGAACGAGAAGCCCGAGGAGTTTGAGTCGTGGCGGGAGATGTACCTGCGGCTGCACGACGCGCGCGAGCAGCGCCTGCTCATGCTGGCACGCAACATCGGCTCTGCCCACGCCAACAAACCCaaag GGAGAGTGGCCAAGATGGCATTTGTGAACTCTGCAGCCAAGCCCCCTCGGGACGTTCGGAGGAGACAGGAGAAGTTTGGAACTGGAGGCCCTCTCCTGCCAGAGAAGACCAA AATAAAACCAGTCCTGTACCCCTCCAGCAAAAGCCACGCTCGGGCCAGTGATGAGCAGTCCTACGATgggcccagcaccagcagcgccCACTCGGCCCCGTCTTCAGGTAGCACCTTCTCCTCCTACGACCCCAGGAAACCCCCTGTGAAGA AAATTGCACCAATGATGGCAAAGACTATCAAAGCTTTCAAGAACAGGTTCTCTCGGAGATAA
- the RPL11 gene encoding large ribosomal subunit protein uL5 — translation MAQDQGEKENPMRELRIRKLCLNICVGESGDRLTRAAKVLEQLTGQTPVFSKARYTVRSFGIRRNEKIAVHCTVRGAKAEEILEKGLKVREYELRKNNFSDTGNFGFGIQEHIDLGIKYDPSIGIYGLDFYVVLGRPGFSIADKKRRTGNIGAKHRIGKEEAMRWFQQKYDGIILPGK, via the exons ATGGCG CAAGACCAAGGTGAGAAGGAGAACCCGATGCGGGAGCTGCGGATCCGCAAACTCTGCCTCAACATCTGCGTCGGGGAGAGCGGGGATCGGCTCACCCGCGCCGCcaaggtgctggagcagctcacgGGGCAGACCCCCGTGTTCTCCAAAG CCCGGTACACGGTGAGGTCCTTCGGGATCAGGAGAAACGAGAAAATCGCTGTTCACTGCACGGTTCGTGGGGCCAAAGCAGAGGAGATCCTGGAGAAGGGGTTGAAG GTGCGAGAATACGAGCTGAGGAAAAACAACTTCTCAGACACGGGGAACTTCGGCTTTGGGATCCAGGAACACATCGATCTGGGCATTAAATACGATCCCAGTATTGGGATTTATGGCCTGGATTTCTACGTG gtgctgggcagGCCGGGTTTCAGCATTGCAGACAAGAAACGCAGGACTGGCAACATCGGGGCCAAGCACAGGATTGGGAAGGAGGAGGCCATGCGCTGGTTCCAGCAGAAG TATGATGGCATCATCCTTCCTGGTAAATGA